One stretch of Campylobacter sp. CCS1377 DNA includes these proteins:
- a CDS encoding branched-chain amino acid ABC transporter permease, whose product MDFTKIENKFFHLLFLIIAIAFIIVSPYFFDDYGERILSNIAIFIILAISYNLINGVTGQFSLEPNGFVAIGAYVTALLLLNSESKIDQFSLEDPSTFILAFHSPNFILALLAAGFFSCLLSFILSFAVFRVRGDYLAIVTLGFGIIIKLLAINFPSITNGSLGLTLSSSDLPKSSDLIYWTGGIAIISVILILNITYSKYGRAMKAIRDDEDAASAMGIHTFWIKTLAFGTSAFLEGVGGGLLAYFLASVSPEQFDFLLTFQLLIIIVLGGLGSTTGAIIGAVLVIGGSEWLRFLDESMNIFGYQTEARPGLRMVVFSLALILVMLFARKGLMGDKELLDFLKFKKNPKNGRKQ is encoded by the coding sequence ATGGATTTCACTAAAATTGAAAACAAGTTTTTTCATTTATTATTTTTAATTATTGCTATCGCTTTTATTATTGTTTCTCCGTATTTTTTTGATGATTATGGAGAAAGAATATTAAGCAATATTGCTATTTTTATTATTTTGGCTATCAGTTACAATCTTATCAACGGAGTTACAGGGCAATTTTCACTCGAGCCCAATGGTTTTGTAGCCATAGGAGCTTATGTAACAGCCTTGTTGCTTTTAAATAGCGAAAGTAAAATCGATCAATTTTCATTAGAGGATCCAAGCACTTTTATTTTAGCTTTTCATTCTCCAAATTTTATTTTAGCTTTATTGGCGGCTGGATTTTTTTCTTGTTTGCTTTCTTTTATTCTTTCTTTTGCTGTTTTTCGCGTAAGAGGGGATTATTTGGCTATTGTAACTTTAGGTTTTGGTATTATCATTAAGCTTTTGGCAATTAATTTTCCTTCAATAACCAATGGTTCTTTGGGGCTTACTTTAAGCTCTAGTGATTTGCCTAAGTCTTCAGATCTTATTTATTGGACAGGTGGTATAGCAATTATTTCTGTTATTCTTATTTTAAATATTACCTATTCAAAATACGGTAGAGCTATGAAAGCCATAAGAGATGATGAGGATGCCGCTAGTGCGATGGGAATTCATACTTTTTGGATTAAAACATTAGCTTTTGGCACTTCGGCGTTTTTAGAAGGCGTAGGTGGCGGACTTTTGGCATACTTTTTAGCTTCTGTTTCTCCGGAACAATTTGACTTTTTGCTAACTTTTCAATTATTGATTATTATTGTTTTGGGCGGACTAGGATCAACAACTGGGGCAATTATTGGAGCTGTTTTGGTAATAGGTGGAAGTGAATGGCTAAGATTTTTAGATGAAAGTATGAATATTTTTGGTTATCAAACTGAAGCAAGACCAGGACTTAGAATGGTTGTTTTTTCATTGGCGCTTATTCTTGTTATGCTTTTTGCACGAAAAGGTTTAATGGGAGATAAAGAGCTTTTAGACTTTTTGAAATTTAAGAAAAACCCTAAAAATGGGAGAAAACAATGA
- a CDS encoding branched-chain amino acid ABC transporter permease, which produces MDSTLLIQQLINGFSLGSMYALIAIGYTMVYGVLRLINFAHGDIMMVGAYAALFCVTSMGVPFLGALSLAMIFAACVGIAIDKIAYKPLRKAPRISLLITAIGISYLIQNLFNMFFGSTPRFFEVPEYLQEVINFGSISMSVINIVIPILTLLILLIVLFILYKSKYGIAIRALAFDIHTVNLMGIDANKIIAIVFALGSALAAVGGVFWASSYPSVDPTMGTLIGLKAFAAAVLGGIGSVVGAVLGGLIIGFTEVVFVALIPEMAGFKDAFAFIFLVFILLFKPTGILGINFEKSRF; this is translated from the coding sequence ATGGATTCTACTTTATTAATTCAACAACTTATTAATGGTTTTAGTCTTGGCAGTATGTATGCACTTATTGCCATAGGTTATACAATGGTTTATGGTGTTTTAAGACTTATAAATTTTGCACATGGCGATATTATGATGGTGGGTGCATATGCTGCACTTTTTTGCGTGACTTCTATGGGAGTCCCTTTTTTAGGGGCCTTATCTTTGGCGATGATTTTTGCAGCTTGTGTGGGTATAGCTATTGATAAAATTGCCTATAAACCCTTAAGAAAAGCTCCTCGGATTTCTTTGCTTATTACAGCTATTGGTATTAGTTATTTGATACAAAATCTTTTCAATATGTTTTTTGGTTCTACACCAAGATTTTTTGAAGTTCCTGAATACCTTCAAGAGGTGATAAATTTTGGTAGTATTAGTATGAGCGTGATTAATATAGTAATACCAATTTTAACTTTATTAATTTTACTTATTGTGCTTTTTATACTTTATAAAAGCAAGTATGGTATTGCCATTAGAGCTTTAGCTTTTGATATACATACTGTAAATTTAATGGGAATTGATGCAAATAAAATTATTGCTATTGTATTTGCTTTGGGTTCTGCTTTGGCTGCAGTTGGCGGTGTTTTTTGGGCAAGTAGTTATCCTTCCGTTGATCCTACTATGGGAACTTTAATAGGACTTAAAGCTTTTGCAGCTGCGGTTTTAGGAGGTATTGGGTCGGTTGTAGGTGCGGTTTTAGGCGGATTAATCATTGGTTTTACCGAAGTTGTTTTCGTGGCTTTAATTCCAGAAATGGCAGGATTTAAAGATGCTTTCGCTTTTATTTTCTTGGTATTTATTTTACTCTTTAAACCCACAGGAATTTTGGGTATTAATTTTGAAAAAAGTAGGTTTTAA
- a CDS encoding ABC transporter substrate-binding protein, translating to MGLIILCALTLSLQAKEINIGIVMPLTGATAAYGQSALDGIKIANSMQNTLKNGDKINLVVVDTKGDKIESSTAATRLVSQDKVIGLIGEMVTANTLQVMRVAEENKIPVIAPAATGDKLLNKKNYSSRVCFMDSFQGSSLAKYVFSKLHYKNAVIVMDQTTDYSLGLAKAFEKEFIANGGKILAKLRVSSGDKDYKAIISQIQKLNPEFVYLPIYYNEASLFVRQAQNARLKLPMGSADGVADETFVKLAQDASEGYIFTDSFDYNNPPTKLSKEFIGAYSKVKGSKEVPNFSAMGADAYFVMFDAMNRCIDNLTPACVNDKIHQTNNYEGVSGVISIDKSGNATRSVVVKEIKNQKQSYKDLINP from the coding sequence ATTGGTTTAATTATCCTTTGTGCTTTAACTCTAAGCTTGCAAGCTAAAGAAATTAATATAGGTATAGTAATGCCCTTAACTGGTGCTACAGCAGCTTATGGACAAAGTGCGCTTGATGGGATAAAAATTGCAAATTCTATGCAAAATACTCTTAAAAACGGAGATAAAATCAATCTCGTCGTTGTAGATACTAAAGGGGATAAAATAGAATCTTCTACTGCGGCCACTAGACTTGTTTCTCAAGATAAAGTTATAGGTCTTATTGGCGAAATGGTAACGGCTAATACCTTGCAAGTAATGAGAGTAGCAGAAGAGAATAAAATACCCGTAATTGCTCCGGCTGCAACTGGGGATAAATTACTTAATAAAAAGAATTATTCTAGTCGTGTATGTTTTATGGATAGCTTTCAAGGTTCATCTTTGGCAAAATATGTTTTTTCTAAACTTCATTATAAAAATGCTGTTATTGTAATGGATCAAACGACAGATTATTCTTTAGGACTTGCAAAGGCTTTTGAAAAAGAATTTATAGCCAATGGCGGTAAAATTTTGGCTAAGTTGCGTGTGAGCTCGGGAGATAAAGATTATAAAGCCATTATTTCTCAAATTCAAAAACTAAATCCTGAATTTGTATATTTGCCAATTTATTATAATGAAGCCTCATTGTTTGTGCGCCAAGCTCAAAACGCACGACTTAAATTGCCTATGGGTTCAGCTGATGGCGTAGCAGATGAGACTTTTGTTAAACTTGCACAAGATGCAAGCGAAGGTTATATTTTTACTGATAGTTTTGATTATAACAACCCTCCTACTAAGCTTAGTAAAGAATTTATCGGTGCTTATTCGAAAGTTAAAGGTTCTAAAGAAGTGCCTAATTTTTCAGCAATGGGTGCAGATGCATATTTTGTAATGTTTGATGCAATGAATCGTTGTATTGATAATCTCACTCCAGCTTGTGTCAATGATAAAATTCATCAAACCAATAATTATGAAGGTGTAAGCGGAGTTATAAGCATTGATAAAAGTGGCAATGCGACTAGATCAGTAGTAGTAAAAGAAATTAAAAATCAAAAACAAAGTTATAAAGATTTAATTAACCCTTAG
- a CDS encoding ABC transporter substrate-binding protein, with protein MKKRSLLLGALLLANLAYGKEVNLGIVLPLTGSLAAYGQDVYTGIELANKLNPTLDNGDKVKLVVVDTKGDKIETSTATTRLISQDKVVGLIGEAVTPNTMQVISIAEDKKVPVIAPVASGDKLLDKKTYASRVCFMDSFQGDKFATYAYKDLGLQSVVVIVDQSNVYSLGLAKAFEKEFKAKGGKVIKKLTISSGDKDFKAIASQLKSLNPDFVYMPIYHPEAALIARQARQTGFDKLFSAGDGVNNQTFIDLGGDAVNGVVFTDSFDYNNPSTNLGRKFISAYEKEKNSKALPAFSAMGADAYYVMLNAMNQCKDNLTPACVNDKIHQTNNYEGVGGIISIDKSGNASRSVVIKEIKNQQQVYKTTINP; from the coding sequence ATGAAAAAAAGAAGTTTGTTATTAGGTGCTTTACTTTTGGCTAATTTAGCTTATGGTAAAGAAGTTAATTTAGGTATTGTATTGCCTTTAACAGGATCTTTAGCGGCTTATGGACAGGATGTTTATACAGGTATTGAGCTTGCCAATAAACTTAATCCTACTTTGGACAATGGAGATAAAGTAAAATTGGTAGTTGTAGATACTAAAGGGGATAAAATTGAAACTTCAACTGCGACTACAAGACTTATTTCTCAAGATAAGGTTGTAGGACTTATTGGAGAGGCTGTTACTCCAAATACCATGCAAGTTATTTCTATTGCTGAAGATAAAAAAGTTCCAGTTATTGCCCCAGTAGCTTCAGGAGATAAGCTTTTAGATAAAAAAACTTATGCAAGTCGTGTGTGTTTTATGGATAGTTTTCAAGGAGATAAATTTGCTACTTATGCCTATAAAGACTTAGGTTTGCAAAGTGTTGTTGTGATTGTAGATCAAAGCAATGTTTATTCTTTAGGACTTGCAAAGGCTTTTGAAAAAGAATTTAAGGCTAAAGGCGGAAAGGTTATTAAAAAGCTTACCATTTCTTCAGGGGATAAAGATTTTAAAGCTATTGCTTCGCAGCTTAAAAGTTTAAATCCTGATTTTGTTTATATGCCAATTTATCATCCAGAAGCTGCTTTGATTGCAAGACAAGCAAGACAAACAGGTTTTGATAAATTATTTTCTGCAGGAGATGGGGTAAATAATCAAACTTTTATCGATCTTGGTGGTGATGCTGTTAATGGTGTGGTTTTTACTGATAGCTTTGATTATAATAACCCAAGCACAAATTTGGGACGCAAATTTATTAGTGCTTATGAAAAAGAAAAAAATAGCAAAGCTTTACCTGCATTTTCAGCAATGGGTGCAGATGCTTATTATGTAATGCTTAATGCTATGAATCAATGCAAAGATAATCTTACTCCAGCTTGTGTCAATGATAAAATTCATCAAACCAATAATTATGAAGGAGTTGGTGGTATCATAAGCATTGATAAAAGCGGAAATGCTTCAAGATCAGTAGTGATAAAAGAAATTAAAAATCAACAACAAGTTTATAAAACAACAATCAATCCTTAA
- a CDS encoding c-type cytochrome yields the protein MFRILFILIICFTFGFGISLKSLFSYTFDGASYDMAKAKELYFEKKCHICHGDNGEKIVAGSRILRNMEPADIKSALIDYTTNASGEQSATRIQMLPYANSLSHDEMNYIIAYLKGGNFAIEMQAKDLLEEEPEKKTKHGTFIK from the coding sequence ATGTTTCGTATATTGTTTATACTCATTATTTGTTTTACTTTTGGTTTTGGGATTAGTTTAAAATCTCTATTTTCTTATACTTTTGATGGTGCTAGTTATGATATGGCTAAGGCAAAGGAATTGTATTTTGAAAAAAAATGCCATATTTGTCATGGCGATAATGGGGAAAAAATTGTTGCTGGTTCAAGAATACTTCGCAATATGGAGCCTGCTGATATTAAATCAGCATTGATTGATTATACGACTAATGCAAGTGGAGAACAGTCTGCTACAAGAATTCAAATGCTACCTTATGCAAATTCTTTAAGTCATGATGAGATGAATTATATTATTGCTTATTTAAAGGGTGGGAATTTTGCTATAGAGATGCAAGCAAAAGACTTGCTTGAAGAAGAGCCTGAGAAAAAAACAAAACACGGAACTTTTATTAAATGA
- a CDS encoding major outer membrane protein, whose amino-acid sequence MKRIILCTISIFILSTFAHATPLDDVFEDVEVSGTIRYRYENQRVKGNLKQNNKKSNRATTNITIK is encoded by the coding sequence ATGAAAAGAATCATTTTGTGCACCATCTCTATTTTTATATTAAGCACTTTTGCACATGCTACCCCTTTAGATGATGTGTTTGAAGATGTAGAAGTTTCGGGAACTATTCGTTATCGCTATGAAAATCAAAGAGTTAAGGGAAATTTAAAGCAAAATAATAAGAAATCTAATCGTGCTACTACAAATATCACTATTAAATAA
- a CDS encoding HyaD/HybD family hydrogenase maturation endopeptidase: MKFLVLGIGNIMFADEGLGVHLCKLLEKNYKFTHKTHILDFVDGGTLALQLSYIIAEYDKMIVLDCIDADDGKIGDVFFFPYDAMPKKINWSGSAHEVEMLQTLQYVELMGDLPQTQILACIPKRIEAMSFTLSKEIVTASKIMEKTFLDYIKKEGFDYDKIANHSLEELAEISYKSF; the protein is encoded by the coding sequence TTGAAATTTCTTGTATTGGGTATAGGGAATATTATGTTTGCAGATGAAGGCTTAGGTGTTCATCTTTGCAAGCTTTTGGAAAAAAACTATAAATTCACTCACAAAACTCATATTTTAGATTTTGTTGATGGTGGAACTTTAGCTTTGCAATTAAGCTATATTATCGCAGAGTATGATAAGATGATAGTGCTTGATTGTATTGATGCTGACGATGGTAAGATTGGCGATGTATTTTTCTTTCCTTATGATGCGATGCCTAAAAAAATTAATTGGAGCGGAAGTGCTCATGAGGTGGAAATGCTTCAAACCTTGCAATATGTGGAGCTTATGGGAGACTTACCTCAAACACAAATTTTAGCTTGTATTCCAAAACGCATAGAAGCAATGAGTTTTACATTGTCAAAAGAAATTGTTACTGCGAGTAAAATTATGGAGAAAACCTTTCTTGATTATATAAAAAAAGAAGGTTTTGATTATGACAAAATAGCCAACCACTCTTTAGAAGAATTAGCTGAAATTTCGTATAAAAGTTTTTAA
- the cybH gene encoding Ni/Fe-hydrogenase, b-type cytochrome subunit, which yields MQNQEEKLQRKAEYEFSIGLRLTHWIRAVAIVILVGTGFYLSYVFQSPISNGEPVNFMQAKYRLAHQVAGFVLIACVIFKIYLFFFDKLSHKERVSVRDIFSPKLWIEQIKFYLFLGKHPHLKGVYNPLQFVTYFFFYIIIMGIIVTGLILYTHVYHEGLGGFLYGILRPIEAMMGGLAEVRTLHRILMWIIIIFVFVHIYMAIFNAIKGRNGALDAIVSGYKFEKKEEKN from the coding sequence ATGCAAAACCAAGAAGAAAAATTGCAAAGAAAAGCTGAATATGAATTTAGCATAGGTTTACGTTTAACGCATTGGATAAGAGCGGTTGCTATTGTTATTTTGGTAGGAACTGGTTTTTATTTATCTTATGTTTTTCAAAGTCCTATTAGCAATGGTGAGCCTGTTAATTTTATGCAGGCAAAATACCGTTTAGCCCATCAAGTGGCAGGTTTTGTACTCATTGCTTGTGTTATTTTTAAAATTTATCTTTTCTTTTTTGATAAATTAAGTCATAAAGAGCGTGTAAGCGTGCGAGATATTTTCAGTCCAAAATTATGGATAGAACAAATTAAATTTTATTTATTTTTGGGAAAACATCCACATTTAAAAGGGGTTTATAATCCTTTGCAATTTGTAACTTATTTTTTCTTTTATATCATTATAATGGGCATTATTGTTACGGGGCTTATTTTATACACCCATGTTTATCATGAGGGCTTGGGCGGATTTTTATATGGCATCTTAAGACCTATTGAAGCAATGATGGGTGGTTTGGCTGAAGTTAGGACTTTGCATAGGATATTGATGTGGATTATTATTATTTTTGTATTTGTGCATATTTATATGGCAATTTTTAATGCCATAAAAGGAAGAAATGGTGCACTTGATGCCATTGTTAGTGGATATAAATTCGAGAAAAAAGAAGAGAAAAATTGA
- a CDS encoding nickel-dependent hydrogenase large subunit, producing MSQRIIVDPITRIEGHLRVEVVVDENNVVKEAYAGSTLWRGIETIVKGRDPRDAGFMTQRICGVCTFSHYKAGIVAVENALGITPPLNALLTRTLMNAALFLHDHIVHFYQLHGLDWADVVSALSADVKKASDEAFKYTPNPYATGADKLLEVQQRLKAFVDKGNLGPFANAYYGHPTYRLTPEQNLIVLSHYLECLRIQRIIAQCMAIFGAKNPHPQSLTVGGVTCVMDLLSPSRMGEYMEKFKEVQDFVNRAYYPDLVMAGKAYANEASVLNDIGVNNLYTFQEFQLGKNEWLFESGIIKNGDISKVYEVEEDKITEEATHSWYKDNEALHPYDGKTNPNYTGLVEGESIDHHGKNVTSKVFDTKGKYSWIKAPRYEGNPMQVGPLANIVVNYAKGNKNVIPVVDEFLKETGLPLNAVFSTLGRTAARCIEAKIVANNALRAFNNLVENLKVDESTCAPYVIDNTKEYKGRYMGHVPRGTLSHWCRIKNGVIENWQAVVPSTWNASPKDANGIGGSYEQCLIGLKIADVKQPLEIIRKIHSYDPCIACAVHVMDTKGNNLSEYKVNVNL from the coding sequence ATGAGTCAAAGAATAATAGTAGATCCAATTACAAGAATTGAAGGACATCTAAGAGTTGAGGTTGTTGTTGATGAAAACAATGTGGTTAAAGAAGCTTATGCAGGTTCTACTTTGTGGCGTGGAATAGAAACCATTGTAAAAGGTCGTGATCCAAGAGATGCGGGTTTTATGACTCAAAGAATTTGTGGAGTTTGTACTTTTTCACATTATAAAGCAGGTATTGTTGCGGTTGAAAATGCTTTAGGTATCACTCCGCCACTTAATGCGCTTTTAACTAGAACTTTGATGAATGCAGCGCTTTTCTTGCATGATCATATCGTGCATTTTTATCAACTTCACGGACTTGATTGGGCTGATGTTGTGAGCGCTTTGAGTGCCGATGTTAAAAAAGCAAGCGATGAAGCTTTTAAATACACTCCAAATCCTTATGCCACAGGTGCAGACAAATTGCTTGAAGTGCAGCAAAGACTTAAAGCTTTTGTAGATAAAGGAAATTTAGGACCTTTTGCTAATGCTTACTATGGACATCCAACTTATCGTTTAACTCCAGAGCAAAATTTAATTGTTCTTTCGCATTATTTAGAATGTTTAAGAATTCAAAGAATTATTGCACAATGTATGGCAATTTTTGGGGCTAAAAACCCTCATCCTCAAAGCTTAACCGTTGGTGGTGTAACTTGTGTTATGGATCTTTTAAGTCCTTCAAGAATGGGCGAATATATGGAAAAATTTAAAGAAGTGCAAGATTTTGTTAATCGTGCTTATTATCCTGATCTTGTAATGGCTGGAAAAGCTTATGCTAACGAAGCTAGTGTTTTAAATGATATTGGGGTAAATAATCTTTATACTTTCCAAGAGTTTCAGCTCGGCAAAAATGAGTGGTTGTTTGAAAGTGGAATCATTAAAAATGGCGATATAAGCAAAGTTTATGAAGTAGAAGAGGATAAAATCACTGAAGAAGCAACACATTCTTGGTATAAAGATAATGAGGCACTTCATCCATATGATGGCAAGACAAATCCAAATTATACAGGACTTGTAGAGGGCGAGAGTATCGATCATCATGGTAAAAATGTAACTTCAAAAGTGTTTGATACCAAAGGAAAATACAGCTGGATTAAAGCTCCTCGTTATGAAGGAAATCCTATGCAGGTTGGCCCATTAGCAAATATAGTGGTAAATTATGCTAAGGGCAATAAAAATGTTATTCCTGTGGTCGATGAGTTCTTAAAAGAAACGGGTTTGCCATTAAATGCAGTATTTAGTACGCTTGGAAGAACTGCCGCGCGTTGTATAGAGGCAAAAATCGTTGCAAACAATGCTTTAAGAGCGTTTAATAATTTGGTAGAAAATTTGAAAGTCGATGAAAGCACTTGTGCTCCTTATGTGATTGATAATACCAAAGAATACAAAGGTCGTTATATGGGACATGTGCCTCGTGGAACGCTAAGTCATTGGTGTAGAATTAAAAATGGTGTGATTGAAAATTGGCAAGCTGTAGTGCCTTCTACTTGGAATGCAAGCCCAAAAGATGCTAACGGTATAGGTGGAAGTTATGAGCAGTGTTTGATAGGACTTAAGATCGCTGATGTAAAACAACCACTTGAAATCATTAGAAAAATTCACTCTTATGATCCTTGTATTGCTTGCGCGGTACATGTAATGGATACTAAGGGAAATAATCTAAGCGAATACAAAGTAAATGTAAATTTATAA
- a CDS encoding hydrogenase small subunit — MLDFHHLQTRLNELEKLPSLKNDSSITQALEKSGFTRRDFMKWAGAMTAFLALPASLTPMVAKAAELADRLPVVWLHMAECTGCSESLLRSDTPTIDSLIFDYISLEYHETIMAAAGWQAEENLESAIEKYKNKYILMVEGGIPMGDTEHFLTIGPHGKTGYELSKMASENALAIFAIGTCSSFGGIQAARPNPSNAQPLSKVTSKTVINVPGCPPSEKNIVGNVLHYLLFGELPALDVYNRPKWAYGLRIHDLCERRGHFDAGEFVQSFGDEGAKNGYCLYKVGCKGPYTFNNCSRERFNQHTSWPIQAGHGCIGCSEPNFWDTMGPFEEPMASHKFDTVFGLGADSVSDKIGIGVLTLTGVAIAAHAVIASMKKNEE, encoded by the coding sequence ATGCTAGACTTTCATCATCTACAAACTCGTCTTAATGAGTTGGAAAAACTTCCTTCTTTAAAAAACGATTCTTCCATTACACAAGCCTTAGAAAAATCAGGTTTTACAAGAAGAGATTTTATGAAATGGGCAGGAGCTATGACGGCATTTTTGGCTTTGCCGGCAAGTTTAACTCCTATGGTAGCAAAAGCCGCGGAATTAGCCGATAGACTTCCGGTGGTTTGGCTTCATATGGCTGAATGCACGGGCTGTAGTGAAAGTTTGCTAAGAAGCGATACACCAACGATTGATAGTTTAATTTTTGATTATATTTCTTTAGAATATCATGAAACTATTATGGCTGCTGCGGGTTGGCAAGCTGAAGAAAATTTAGAAAGTGCTATTGAAAAATATAAAAACAAATACATTTTAATGGTTGAAGGCGGTATTCCTATGGGTGATACTGAACATTTTTTAACCATAGGACCACATGGAAAGACAGGCTATGAGCTTTCAAAAATGGCAAGTGAGAATGCTTTGGCTATTTTTGCTATAGGGACCTGTTCTAGTTTTGGTGGAATTCAAGCTGCAAGACCAAATCCAAGCAATGCTCAGCCTTTAAGTAAGGTAACAAGCAAGACTGTGATTAATGTTCCAGGTTGTCCGCCAAGTGAAAAAAATATAGTCGGAAATGTTTTGCATTATCTTCTTTTTGGTGAGTTGCCGGCACTTGATGTTTATAATAGACCAAAATGGGCTTATGGTTTAAGAATTCATGATCTTTGCGAAAGACGCGGACATTTTGATGCGGGTGAATTTGTGCAAAGCTTTGGCGATGAAGGCGCAAAAAATGGTTATTGTCTTTATAAAGTGGGTTGCAAAGGACCTTATACTTTTAACAACTGTTCTAGAGAAAGATTTAATCAGCACACTTCTTGGCCTATCCAAGCAGGACATGGTTGTATAGGTTGCTCTGAGCCAAATTTTTGGGATACTATGGGACCATTTGAAGAACCAATGGCAAGCCATAAATTTGATACGGTTTTTGGACTTGGTGCTGATAGCGTGTCAGATAAAATCGGCATAGGTGTTTTAACACTTACTGGTGTTGCGATTGCAGCACATGCAGTTATTGCTTCTATGAAAAAAAATGAGGAATAA